A genomic window from Desulfuribacillus stibiiarsenatis includes:
- a CDS encoding Rho termination factor N-terminal domain-containing protein — MITFYGTGLVWDKENNKLLCKFVDGKFETNDQRTANILINAGYEFEGEIEDEAQDSTGQATDLEQKTAAELKVIAEEKGIDIPARTKKEDIIALIRAGEQDADNDTQ, encoded by the coding sequence ATGATAACATTCTATGGCACGGGCCTTGTTTGGGACAAGGAAAATAACAAGCTGCTCTGCAAGTTTGTTGACGGGAAGTTTGAAACGAACGATCAGCGCACTGCTAACATTCTGATTAACGCTGGATACGAGTTTGAAGGGGAGATTGAGGATGAAGCCCAAGACAGCACTGGACAAGCGACTGATCTGGAACAGAAGACAGCAGCAGAACTCAAAGTAATCGCCGAAGAAAAAGGCATAGATATTCCAGCACGGACGAAAAAGGAAGACATTATTGCACTAATAAGAGCTGGTGAGCAGGATGCCGATAACGACACTCAATAA
- a CDS encoding phage head closure protein codes for MRAIERYYKPGIKVQRSISVKNGIGGHTEQWNEHLNISGLIDAVSGDKSISAAKETERVTHILFCAVNDIQSSDRIVDQLGNIYRIKLVDNPMQMNSHMEILLEMVGHDQVSEQ; via the coding sequence ATGAGGGCAATTGAGCGATATTACAAGCCTGGTATCAAAGTACAAAGGTCTATTAGTGTCAAGAATGGTATAGGTGGTCATACGGAGCAGTGGAATGAGCATCTAAACATATCAGGCCTTATTGATGCTGTGAGTGGTGACAAGAGCATATCGGCAGCTAAAGAGACGGAACGTGTTACGCATATTCTTTTCTGTGCTGTGAATGACATTCAGAGCAGTGATAGGATTGTGGACCAGCTGGGCAATATCTATCGCATTAAGCTAGTTGATAATCCTATGCAAATGAATAGCCATATGGAAATCTTATTGGAGATGGTTGGTCATGATCAAGTTTCAGAGCAATAA
- a CDS encoding HK97-gp10 family putative phage morphogenesis protein — translation MIKFQSNKKKVLEAMKDAENRALNGIGAFVQGEAIVRTPVDTGNLRSSIDFVTNQNEKSVTVGTNVEYAPYVEKGTRKQRGQAFLAPAVETNIRRIGELARELMKID, via the coding sequence ATGATCAAGTTTCAGAGCAATAAGAAGAAGGTCTTAGAGGCAATGAAGGATGCGGAGAACAGGGCGCTTAATGGCATTGGTGCGTTCGTACAAGGCGAGGCAATAGTAAGAACTCCTGTTGATACGGGAAATCTTAGAAGCTCAATCGACTTCGTTACGAATCAAAATGAAAAGTCAGTAACGGTCGGAACCAACGTAGAGTATGCGCCTTACGTAGAAAAAGGAACTCGCAAACAAAGAGGTCAGGCATTTCTTGCTCCTGCAGTAGAGACAAATATTAGGCGAATTGGCGAACTTGCAAGGGAGCTGATGAAGATTGATTAG